A single window of Synechococcus sp. CBW1004 DNA harbors:
- the proC gene encoding pyrroline-5-carboxylate reductase yields the protein MSRSDDRVASSTTADAGASVQTEGPPLGLGILGLGRMAQALLLPLLESGQLTPDAVCAAVATEASAVRLRQELPVRVSTDPLPAWQAPVVLLAVKPQQLESLAAALAASEVEPVSASDELPSGRLLISVLAGVSLTRLQRLFPTCVCVRAVPNTPALVRAGLTALAWGDRVEAGQQEWVRSLFAHVGEVLELHESQLDAFLALTSSGPAFVALVAEAMADGAVAAGLPRMLAHHLAHRTLAGTAALLHERELHPGQLKDMVTSPAGTTIAGLRQLERAGLRSALLEAVLTAAERSRELA from the coding sequence ATGTCTCGATCTGACGACCGCGTCGCGTCGTCCACCACCGCTGATGCCGGGGCCTCTGTCCAGACGGAAGGCCCCCCGCTCGGCCTGGGCATTCTCGGGCTGGGTCGCATGGCCCAGGCCCTTCTCCTCCCGCTTCTGGAGTCCGGTCAGCTGACCCCTGACGCCGTGTGTGCCGCCGTCGCCACGGAGGCCTCGGCCGTGCGGCTGCGTCAGGAGCTGCCCGTTCGGGTCAGCACCGATCCCCTGCCGGCCTGGCAGGCACCGGTGGTGTTGCTGGCCGTGAAACCCCAGCAGCTGGAGTCTCTGGCGGCCGCACTGGCGGCGTCGGAGGTCGAGCCGGTGTCAGCCAGCGATGAACTCCCTTCGGGCCGTCTGCTGATCTCGGTGCTGGCCGGCGTCTCCCTGACGCGGCTACAGCGGTTGTTCCCCACCTGCGTCTGCGTGCGGGCCGTGCCGAACACGCCGGCCCTCGTGCGCGCCGGCCTCACCGCTCTGGCCTGGGGGGATCGTGTGGAGGCCGGCCAGCAGGAATGGGTCAGGTCCCTGTTCGCCCATGTGGGTGAGGTGCTGGAGCTGCACGAGAGCCAGCTGGATGCCTTTCTGGCGCTCACCTCCTCCGGGCCGGCCTTCGTGGCGCTCGTGGCCGAGGCCATGGCCGACGGGGCCGTGGCTGCGGGGCTTCCCCGGATGCTGGCTCACCATCTGGCTCACCGCACCCTGGCGGGCACGGCAGCGCTGCTGCATGAGCGGGAGCTGCATCCCGGCCAGCTCAAGGACATGGTGACCAGCCCGGCGGGCACCACCATCGCCGGTCTGCGCCAGCTGGAGCGTGCGGGCCTGCGCTCGGCGCTGCTGGAGGCCGTGCTCACCGCCGCCGAGCGCAGCCGCGAACTGGCCTGA
- the dusB gene encoding tRNA dihydrouridine synthase DusB, translating to MLTVAPEARLAPGPLFPQDLELGGRGTARSLRCRVLQSPLAGVSDRIFRGLVRRWAPDALLFTEMVNATSLELGHGRLKVEELAGEAGPIGVQLFDHRPDGMAEAARRAEASGAFLIDINMGCPVKKIARKGGGSGLIREPELAARIVATVAAAVSVPVTVKTRLGWCGAPDGADTTAEAVRWCRRLEEAGARMLTLHGRTREQGFKGQADWSAIAAVKQALRIPVIANGDIHGPDDALRCLQITGADGVMVGRGTMGHPWLVGQIDAALSGRPVPPAPGPRARLELAAEQLQALVASRGDHGLLIARKHMGWTCNGFAGAPKMRHALMRAPTPSEALELLMRAVEQLAPTPQRGPDDD from the coding sequence ATGCTGACCGTCGCCCCCGAAGCACGCCTGGCACCAGGCCCCCTCTTCCCGCAGGACCTCGAGCTGGGCGGGCGCGGCACGGCCCGATCGCTGCGCTGCCGGGTGCTGCAGTCCCCGCTGGCGGGGGTGAGCGACCGCATCTTCCGGGGCCTGGTGCGCCGCTGGGCGCCGGATGCGCTGCTGTTCACCGAGATGGTGAACGCCACCAGCCTCGAGCTCGGCCACGGCCGCCTCAAGGTGGAGGAGCTGGCCGGTGAAGCGGGCCCCATCGGCGTGCAGCTGTTCGATCACCGGCCGGACGGGATGGCGGAGGCGGCGCGGCGGGCCGAGGCGAGCGGCGCCTTCCTGATCGACATCAACATGGGCTGCCCGGTGAAGAAGATCGCCCGCAAGGGGGGCGGCAGCGGCCTGATCCGCGAACCGGAGCTGGCGGCCCGGATTGTGGCGACGGTGGCAGCGGCGGTCAGCGTTCCAGTGACGGTGAAGACGCGCCTCGGCTGGTGCGGCGCTCCCGACGGCGCGGACACCACCGCGGAGGCGGTGCGCTGGTGCCGGCGGCTGGAGGAGGCCGGCGCCCGGATGCTCACCCTGCACGGCCGCACCCGCGAGCAGGGCTTCAAGGGCCAGGCCGACTGGTCAGCGATCGCGGCGGTGAAGCAGGCGCTGCGCATTCCCGTGATCGCCAACGGAGACATCCACGGACCCGATGACGCCCTGCGCTGCCTGCAGATCACCGGCGCCGACGGGGTGATGGTGGGGCGGGGCACCATGGGTCATCCCTGGCTGGTGGGCCAGATCGATGCGGCCCTCAGCGGCCGGCCCGTGCCGCCCGCTCCCGGCCCGCGCGCGCGGCTGGAGCTGGCGGCGGAACAGCTGCAGGCGCTGGTGGCATCCCGCGGCGATCACGGCCTGCTGATCGCCCGCAAGCACATGGGCTGGACCTGCAACGGCTTCGCCGGCGCCCCGAAAATGCGCCACGCCCTGATGCGCGCACCGACACCATCGGAGGCCCTGGAACTGCTGATGCGGGCCGTCGAGCAGCTGGCCCCCACGCCACAGAGGGGCCCCGACGACGACTGA
- a CDS encoding PipX family protein — translation MSQERYLNHPTFGMLYRVAPVAEGKDLYATLYAQRIFFLVTLQNRGASFEVIPLMDARHHAEQNLARARREGPEVHARWRQLFDQTFL, via the coding sequence GTGAGCCAAGAGCGTTATCTCAACCATCCGACCTTCGGCATGCTCTACCGCGTCGCCCCCGTCGCGGAAGGCAAGGATCTTTATGCGACGCTCTACGCCCAGCGCATCTTCTTCCTGGTCACGCTGCAGAACCGGGGTGCCAGTTTCGAGGTGATTCCGCTGATGGATGCCCGCCATCACGCGGAGCAGAATCTGGCCCGTGCACGTCGCGAGGGACCGGAGGTCCATGCACGCTGGCGCCAGCTGTTCGATCAGACCTTCCTCTGA
- a CDS encoding heme NO-binding domain-containing protein — MYGLVNQAIRDMILVNHGEEIWAWVRQRAELEVDTFEGMEPYPDDLTHRLVMAASVELHDDPHALLRAFGEFWVKYTAAEGYGPLMDMAGSSLPEFLNNLDDLHARVGVNFPQLVPPSFDTEEHDQGTMHLHYHSSRQGLAPMVIGLVEGLGDRFDTPVEVEQLASRGEGADHDVFSVRYEPPQTSPGGVIEQP, encoded by the coding sequence ATGTACGGCCTGGTCAATCAAGCCATCCGCGACATGATCCTGGTGAACCATGGGGAGGAGATCTGGGCCTGGGTGCGGCAGCGCGCCGAGCTCGAGGTCGACACCTTCGAGGGAATGGAGCCGTATCCCGATGACCTCACCCACCGGCTGGTGATGGCGGCCAGCGTCGAACTCCATGATGATCCCCACGCGCTGCTGCGGGCCTTCGGGGAGTTCTGGGTCAAGTACACCGCCGCCGAGGGCTACGGACCCCTGATGGACATGGCGGGCTCCAGCCTGCCGGAATTTCTCAACAACCTCGATGACCTGCATGCCCGGGTGGGCGTCAACTTCCCCCAGCTGGTCCCTCCCAGCTTCGACACTGAGGAACACGATCAGGGCACGATGCATCTCCACTACCACTCCAGTCGGCAGGGGTTGGCGCCGATGGTGATCGGCCTGGTGGAAGGCCTCGGCGATCGGTTCGATACGCCGGTGGAGGTGGAGCAGCTGGCGAGTCGCGGCGAAGGTGCCGATCACGATGTCTTTTCGGTGCGCTACGAACCGCCGCAGACCTCGCCCGGTGGCGTGATCGAGCAGCCGTGA
- a CDS encoding energy-coupling factor transporter transmembrane component T produces MDWLRQLPIGQYVDPGEDGRRSWLRDLDPRLKLLWTLAFLLTPILAGPLWRLSLVVLLLLITLVSALPLRLWLRGVLLWLALGLLVGLLSCVLPVGGTPPATLQRPPTELRLQPGPVAGAPAPARSGLAWELLRWGPARLGPVELGPVVITRRSAQLGLNSATLLFTLIHSANLLLLTTSPEQLVWAIDWWLMPLGRVGLPAERLGFILLLSLRFLPLVQEELQNLLRSLATRAVHLRSLGWKGGLALVLALGERLLANVLLRSEQGAEALLARGGRWLPPQELREEAGGLGASSWIALAGLLLFLGVRLRWGTL; encoded by the coding sequence ATGGACTGGCTGCGCCAGCTGCCGATCGGGCAGTACGTCGATCCTGGCGAGGACGGCCGTCGCTCCTGGCTGCGGGATCTCGATCCGCGCCTGAAGCTGCTCTGGACCCTGGCTTTTCTGCTGACGCCGATCCTGGCCGGCCCCCTCTGGCGGCTGTCTCTGGTTGTTCTGTTGCTGCTGATCACCCTGGTCAGCGCTCTGCCGCTGCGCCTGTGGCTGCGGGGCGTGCTGCTCTGGCTGGCCCTGGGGCTCCTGGTGGGCCTGCTCTCCTGCGTGCTGCCCGTGGGCGGGACGCCACCGGCCACCCTGCAGCGGCCCCCCACGGAGCTGCGCCTGCAGCCCGGCCCCGTCGCGGGCGCTCCGGCGCCTGCGCGCAGTGGCCTGGCCTGGGAGCTGCTGCGCTGGGGACCGGCCCGGCTCGGGCCGGTGGAGCTGGGCCCCGTTGTCATCACCCGCAGGTCGGCCCAGCTCGGGCTCAACAGCGCCACGCTGCTGTTCACCCTGATTCACAGCGCCAATCTGCTGCTGCTCACCACGTCGCCCGAGCAGCTGGTGTGGGCGATCGACTGGTGGCTGATGCCCCTGGGCCGCGTCGGCCTGCCGGCGGAGCGGCTGGGCTTCATCCTGCTGCTCTCCCTGCGCTTCCTGCCGCTGGTGCAGGAGGAGCTGCAGAACCTGCTGCGGTCGCTGGCCACACGGGCGGTCCATCTGCGCTCGCTGGGCTGGAAGGGGGGACTGGCCCTGGTGCTGGCGCTGGGTGAGCGGCTGCTGGCCAATGTGCTTCTCCGCTCCGAGCAGGGGGCCGAGGCGCTGCTGGCCCGTGGTGGCCGCTGGCTGCCCCCTCAGGAGCTGCGGGAGGAGGCAGGTGGCCTGGGGGCATCCAGCTGGATCGCCCTGGCAGGCCTGCTGTTGTTTCTGGGTGTGCGCCTGCGCTGGGGCACGCTCTGA
- the der gene encoding ribosome biogenesis GTPase Der — protein sequence MALPVVAIVGRPNVGKSTLVNRLCRSREAIVHDQPGVTRDRTYQDGFWGDRTFKVVDTGGLVFDDDSEFLPEIREQAALALEEASVALMIVDGQQGLTAADEAIAEWLRFQDVPVLLAVNKCESPQQGLAMAGEFWGLGLGEPWPISAIHGAGTGDLLDKVISFLPPVGSEDGEEPIQLAIIGRPNVGKSSLLNAISGENRAIVSPIRGTTRDTIDTTIEREGVSWKLLDTAGIRRRRSVDYGPEFFGINRSFKAIERSDVCVLVIDALDGVTEQDQRLAGRIEEDGRACVVVVNKWDAIEKDSHTMPAMEKELRARLYFLDWAPMLFTSALNGQRVNAIFPLAKLAVEQHRRRVSTSVVNEVLQEALRWRSPPTTRGGRQGRLYYGTQVASGPPSFTLFVNDPKLFGDTYRRYVERQIREGLGFEGTPIKLFWRGKQQRDAERDLARVGSRGR from the coding sequence GTGGCTCTTCCTGTCGTCGCCATCGTCGGGCGACCCAATGTGGGCAAATCCACCCTGGTCAATCGCCTCTGTCGCAGCCGCGAGGCGATCGTTCACGATCAGCCGGGAGTGACCCGCGATCGCACCTATCAGGATGGGTTCTGGGGGGATCGCACCTTCAAGGTGGTCGACACCGGCGGCCTGGTGTTCGACGACGACAGCGAATTCCTGCCGGAGATCCGTGAGCAGGCCGCCCTGGCGCTGGAGGAAGCCTCGGTGGCCCTGATGATCGTCGATGGCCAGCAGGGTCTCACCGCCGCCGATGAGGCGATCGCCGAATGGCTGCGCTTCCAGGACGTGCCGGTGCTGCTGGCGGTGAACAAGTGCGAGTCGCCGCAGCAGGGCCTGGCGATGGCCGGTGAGTTCTGGGGGCTGGGCCTGGGCGAGCCCTGGCCGATCTCCGCCATCCACGGCGCCGGCACCGGGGATCTGCTCGACAAGGTGATCTCCTTCCTGCCGCCGGTGGGCAGCGAGGACGGGGAGGAGCCGATCCAGCTGGCGATCATCGGCCGGCCGAATGTGGGCAAATCGAGCCTCCTCAATGCCATCAGCGGTGAGAACCGGGCCATCGTCAGCCCGATCCGCGGCACCACCCGCGACACGATCGACACCACGATCGAGCGTGAAGGTGTCAGCTGGAAGCTGCTCGACACTGCCGGCATCCGCCGCCGGCGCAGCGTTGACTACGGCCCGGAATTCTTCGGCATCAACCGCAGCTTCAAGGCGATCGAGCGCAGCGATGTCTGCGTGCTGGTGATCGATGCCCTCGATGGCGTCACCGAGCAGGACCAGCGGCTGGCGGGCCGCATTGAGGAGGACGGCCGCGCCTGCGTGGTGGTCGTCAACAAGTGGGACGCGATCGAGAAGGACAGCCACACGATGCCGGCGATGGAGAAGGAGCTGCGCGCCCGCCTCTACTTTCTGGACTGGGCGCCGATGCTGTTCACCTCGGCCCTCAACGGCCAGCGCGTCAACGCGATCTTCCCCCTGGCCAAACTGGCGGTAGAGCAGCACCGCCGCCGGGTGAGCACTTCGGTGGTCAATGAGGTGCTGCAGGAGGCCCTGCGCTGGCGCTCTCCGCCCACCACGCGCGGCGGTCGCCAGGGCCGGCTCTATTACGGCACCCAGGTGGCCAGCGGGCCGCCGAGCTTCACGCTGTTCGTCAATGATCCGAAGCTGTTCGGCGACACCTACCGCCGCTATGTCGAACGCCAGATTCGCGAGGGGCTCGGGTTTGAGGGCACGCCGATCAAGTTGTTCTGGCGCGGCAAGCAGCAGCGTGACGCCGAGCGTGACCTGGCCCGCGTCGGTTCCCGCGGGCGCTGA
- a CDS encoding acireductone dioxygenase, producing the protein MSQLQIFPVEAHGYPLPTLASNDPALIAAELAQRGIGFEHWPARVELAPEATTEQILAAYAPEIARVQASGTYPTVDAIRLTPDHPDREALRQKFLAEHTHSEDEVRFFVEGRGLFCLHIGEEVLQVLCEAEDWIRVPAGTRHWFDMGSEPCFTAIRFFDNPEGWVAQFTGDPIAERFPLLDGALPGRGH; encoded by the coding sequence GTGAGCCAACTGCAGATCTTCCCGGTGGAGGCCCACGGCTATCCCCTCCCCACTCTCGCCAGCAACGACCCGGCGCTGATCGCGGCGGAGCTGGCCCAGCGCGGCATCGGTTTCGAGCATTGGCCGGCGCGGGTGGAGCTGGCCCCGGAGGCCACGACCGAGCAGATCCTGGCCGCCTACGCCCCCGAGATCGCCCGGGTGCAGGCGAGCGGCACCTATCCCACCGTCGACGCGATCCGCCTGACACCGGACCATCCGGATCGGGAGGCCCTGCGACAGAAATTTCTCGCGGAACACACCCACAGCGAGGACGAGGTGCGCTTCTTCGTCGAAGGCCGCGGCCTCTTCTGCCTGCACATCGGTGAGGAGGTGCTGCAGGTGCTCTGCGAGGCCGAAGACTGGATCCGCGTGCCGGCCGGCACCAGGCACTGGTTCGACATGGGAAGCGAACCGTGCTTCACCGCGATCCGCTTCTTCGACAATCCGGAGGGCTGGGTGGCGCAGTTCACCGGCGATCCGATCGCCGAGCGCTTTCCGCTGCTGGACGGGGCACTGCCAGGCCGCGGCCACTGA
- a CDS encoding cell division protein SepF, with translation MSLFSRLRSVVSGDDYLDGDYDDELDYDAGDVSPASSSTPSTSTIASGSALALSQPFGSEDPFAGTNVIGMPGISTSVAEVFLMEPRSFDEMPRAIQALRERKTVILNLTMMEPDQAQRAVDFVAGGTFAIDGHQERVGESIFLFAPSCVTVTTASGDEVASPTVTASRPAPEPQDAAPSPAWGRTDVSI, from the coding sequence GTGTCGTTGTTCTCCCGCCTTCGTTCTGTCGTCTCCGGTGATGACTACCTCGACGGTGACTACGACGATGAGTTGGATTACGACGCCGGGGACGTGAGCCCCGCCAGCTCCAGCACCCCTTCCACCAGCACGATCGCCAGCGGCAGCGCCCTGGCCCTGAGCCAGCCGTTCGGCTCCGAGGATCCCTTCGCCGGGACGAACGTGATCGGCATGCCCGGCATCTCCACCTCCGTGGCGGAGGTCTTTCTCATGGAGCCCCGCAGCTTCGATGAGATGCCCCGTGCCATCCAGGCGCTGCGCGAGCGCAAGACGGTCATCCTCAACCTGACGATGATGGAGCCCGACCAGGCGCAGCGCGCCGTCGACTTCGTGGCCGGCGGCACCTTCGCCATCGACGGCCACCAGGAGCGGGTGGGCGAGAGCATCTTCCTGTTCGCACCCAGCTGCGTCACCGTCACCACCGCCAGTGGCGATGAGGTGGCTTCTCCGACGGTCACGGCCAGCCGCCCGGCTCCCGAGCCTCAGGACGCCGCCCCCAGCCCCGCCTGGGGCCGGACGGATGTCTCGATCTGA
- a CDS encoding GGDEF domain-containing protein, translated as MNLAPSAQRFPELFPFHVVVDSTLVIRQLGPALQRLLGPDVCGAPLLEQARLHRPPLPEPSLSGLARLSHKLIVLEFPKLPLQLKGQLLVEEPYALFLSTPVVSSLDRLSSLGIRLSDIARHDALADALVMLQTKDITIADRVQRRTSDLELLATRDALTGVGNRLLFNREISAALAEQRDRGVPLVLLLVDVDHFKRFNDRHGHPAGDACLRGVAQRLVELVGRSGDRVYRYGGEEFAVLLPATDLAGGQKVAERIIAGFARAPLQLDPQLEAMPCNPRITVSAGVACADPRLQGSQPSGATGTMDATLLIAKADKALYQAKHGGRSRFVSLA; from the coding sequence GTGAACCTGGCCCCCTCGGCGCAGCGCTTCCCGGAGCTGTTCCCCTTCCACGTGGTGGTCGATTCCACCCTGGTGATCCGCCAGCTGGGCCCTGCGCTGCAGCGTCTGCTGGGCCCGGATGTGTGTGGGGCCCCGCTGCTGGAGCAGGCGCGCCTGCATCGTCCGCCGTTGCCCGAACCCAGCCTTTCAGGCCTGGCGCGGCTCAGCCACAAGCTCATCGTCCTCGAGTTCCCGAAGCTTCCCCTGCAGCTCAAGGGCCAGTTGCTGGTGGAAGAGCCTTACGCCCTCTTTCTGAGCACCCCCGTGGTGAGCAGTCTCGACCGGCTCAGTTCCCTGGGGATCCGCCTCAGTGACATCGCCCGCCACGATGCGCTCGCCGATGCCCTGGTGATGCTGCAGACCAAGGACATCACCATCGCCGATCGGGTCCAGCGGCGAACCAGTGATCTGGAACTGCTCGCCACCCGCGATGCGCTCACGGGAGTGGGCAACCGGCTGCTGTTCAACCGGGAGATCAGCGCGGCCCTGGCCGAGCAGCGAGACCGAGGTGTCCCCCTGGTGTTGCTCCTGGTGGATGTGGACCACTTCAAGCGCTTCAACGATCGCCACGGCCATCCGGCCGGTGATGCCTGCCTGCGGGGCGTGGCCCAGCGGCTGGTGGAGTTGGTGGGCCGGAGTGGCGATCGGGTGTACCGCTATGGCGGAGAGGAATTCGCCGTGCTGTTGCCGGCCACGGATCTTGCCGGCGGACAGAAGGTGGCGGAGCGCATCATTGCTGGGTTTGCGCGGGCCCCCCTGCAGCTCGATCCTCAGCTGGAGGCGATGCCGTGCAACCCTCGCATCACCGTCAGCGCCGGGGTGGCGTGTGCTGACCCTCGCCTTCAGGGCAGTCAGCCGTCTGGTGCGACCGGGACGATGGATGCCACCCTGCTGATCGCCAAGGCGGATAAAGCTCTCTACCAGGCGAAACATGGTGGCCGAAGCCGCTTCGTCAGCCTGGCCTGA
- the cobI gene encoding precorrin-2 C(20)-methyltransferase, with translation MGLDRDLLVGAAVAAPGLTLVGVGPGDPELLTVAAVRAINAATVVAYPVAEPGAEGMAARIAAPWIAPDQRHLPLLFPMVEEAEPRRRAWHAAAAALAAEVSAGAAVVLLCEGDASLYASCSYVLLALAERHPACAVRVVPGIPAVAAAAAAASGEGMAWPLALQQEGLLIRPTPESPEELIGLLEQAAVTRTVLALLKLGRRWRWVQPLLAERGLLTAALFARRVGWGDQLLAAADQVPAEAQPYFSLLLIRQSWPEVLP, from the coding sequence ATGGGGCTGGATCGAGATCTCCTGGTTGGGGCGGCCGTCGCCGCTCCCGGTCTGACGTTGGTGGGGGTGGGGCCCGGTGACCCGGAGCTGCTGACCGTGGCCGCCGTCCGGGCGATCAACGCGGCGACGGTGGTGGCCTATCCCGTCGCCGAGCCTGGGGCCGAGGGCATGGCGGCCCGTATCGCCGCGCCCTGGATCGCGCCGGATCAGCGTCACCTGCCGCTGCTGTTCCCGATGGTGGAGGAGGCCGAGCCGCGCCGTCGTGCCTGGCATGCCGCCGCCGCCGCCCTTGCCGCCGAGGTGTCCGCCGGCGCGGCGGTGGTGCTGCTCTGCGAGGGCGACGCCTCGCTCTACGCCAGCTGCTCTTACGTGTTGCTGGCCCTGGCCGAGCGGCATCCGGCCTGCGCGGTGCGCGTCGTGCCCGGTATCCCGGCCGTGGCGGCGGCGGCGGCGGCGGCCTCCGGCGAGGGGATGGCCTGGCCGCTGGCGCTGCAGCAGGAGGGGCTGCTCATCCGCCCCACGCCGGAGAGCCCGGAGGAGCTGATTGGCCTGCTGGAGCAGGCGGCGGTCACTCGCACGGTGCTGGCTCTGCTCAAGCTGGGGCGCCGCTGGCGCTGGGTGCAGCCGCTCCTGGCGGAGCGGGGCCTGCTCACTGCGGCTCTGTTCGCACGTCGGGTGGGCTGGGGCGATCAGCTGCTGGCGGCGGCGGATCAGGTGCCGGCGGAGGCGCAGCCCTACTTTTCACTCCTGCTGATCCGCCAGAGCTGGCCGGAGGTTCTGCCATGA
- a CDS encoding YggS family pyridoxal phosphate-dependent enzyme — translation MDGGAHPDPLAARLEALRRRLPAATRLLAVSKGQPAHAIRAAVAAGQRSFGESRLQEAVAKQAQLQDLGPLDWHFIGRLQANKARGVLRHFATIHSVDSPELAERLQRIAAEENLSPAILFQVKLAPDPAKTGFDPVVLRQAWPRLSRLEPLRPVGLMTIAPMGLDRQQRLALFGHCRDLAAELGLGELSMGMSGDWPEAVEAGSTWVRLGSGLFGPRPATAGTEPGMDTAAKACTG, via the coding sequence ATGGACGGCGGGGCGCACCCCGATCCGCTGGCCGCGCGCCTTGAGGCCCTTCGCCGCCGGCTGCCCGCTGCCACGCGGCTGCTCGCCGTGAGCAAGGGGCAGCCTGCCCATGCCATCCGCGCTGCCGTGGCTGCCGGGCAGCGCAGTTTCGGGGAGAGCCGGCTGCAGGAAGCGGTCGCCAAGCAGGCGCAGCTGCAGGATCTCGGGCCGCTCGACTGGCACTTCATCGGCCGCCTGCAGGCCAACAAGGCGCGCGGAGTGTTGCGCCACTTCGCCACCATCCACTCGGTGGACAGCCCGGAGCTGGCGGAGCGGCTGCAGCGGATCGCCGCGGAGGAGAACCTCTCCCCCGCCATCCTCTTTCAGGTCAAGCTTGCACCCGATCCCGCCAAGACCGGCTTCGATCCGGTGGTGTTGCGTCAGGCCTGGCCGCGGCTGAGCCGGCTGGAGCCCCTGCGGCCCGTGGGGCTGATGACCATCGCGCCGATGGGGCTGGACCGGCAACAGCGTCTGGCGCTGTTCGGACACTGCCGCGATCTGGCTGCGGAACTCGGTCTCGGGGAGCTCTCGATGGGCATGAGCGGCGACTGGCCCGAGGCGGTGGAGGCCGGCAGCACCTGGGTGCGCCTGGGGAGCGGTCTGTTCGGTCCCCGGCCGGCGACGGCGGGGACGGAACCCGGGATGGACACGGCCGCAAAGGCTTGCACCGGCTGA
- a CDS encoding DUF4079 family protein: MTALDWLALLHPVLIVLFVYPVIGATIRLGILVREKRLGITRQPDLVPVEHAAHGAWVTGGVVVAVLIALLYSLLAHGWASGSPVLALPRQLLLGLVAAGTLVALLALLRVRRAALRASFALLCWAGLLGLGSQPEIWRLSDNPLSAGFWGSHYWSGVLLTGLLLFTTAARPEITRMPRLRRLHLLLNLLVMVLLAVQAITGSRDLLQMPLSWQTPAILSCDPLARSCPMPPPPGLPAL; this comes from the coding sequence ATGACAGCCCTCGACTGGCTGGCGTTGCTGCACCCGGTGCTGATCGTTCTGTTCGTGTACCCGGTGATCGGTGCCACGATCCGCCTCGGGATCCTGGTGCGGGAGAAGCGCCTGGGCATCACCCGCCAGCCCGATCTGGTGCCGGTGGAGCACGCCGCCCATGGCGCCTGGGTCACGGGCGGCGTGGTGGTGGCGGTGCTGATCGCCCTGCTCTACTCGCTGCTCGCCCATGGGTGGGCCTCGGGCTCCCCCGTCCTGGCCCTGCCCCGCCAGCTTTTGCTGGGGCTCGTGGCCGCCGGCACCCTGGTGGCGTTGCTGGCGCTGCTGCGGGTGCGGCGGGCCGCGCTGCGGGCCAGCTTCGCGCTGCTCTGCTGGGCTGGACTTCTGGGCCTCGGAAGCCAGCCGGAGATCTGGCGCCTGTCGGACAACCCCCTGAGCGCTGGTTTCTGGGGTTCCCACTACTGGAGCGGCGTGCTGCTCACCGGTCTGCTGCTGTTCACCACGGCGGCCCGCCCGGAGATCACTCGGATGCCGCGGCTGCGCCGCCTGCATCTGCTGCTCAATCTCCTGGTGATGGTGCTGCTGGCGGTGCAGGCGATCACCGGCAGCCGCGATCTGCTGCAGATGCCCCTCAGCTGGCAGACCCCGGCGATCCTGAGCTGTGATCCGCTGGCCCGCAGCTGCCCGATGCCGCCTCCGCCGGGGCTGCCCGCGCTCTGA
- a CDS encoding DUF1823 family protein, whose amino-acid sequence MDAAPDSAPHPLSRELLEAVLADRTSDRFVCELVWPRLGYARDAAGRWCAGPSTEARWREAFPVEPQFIAERPPSVALTRSIAKEHKQLLKEQLAFAGYRIGELYPRRTRRATAVNWLLAHLAERGEPLPEAGPLPPLLEMPADPVAGHPGDLPVR is encoded by the coding sequence GTGGACGCCGCCCCCGATTCCGCACCTCATCCCCTCAGCCGTGAGCTGCTCGAGGCGGTGCTGGCCGACCGCACCAGCGACCGGTTCGTGTGTGAACTGGTATGGCCGCGGCTGGGCTACGCCCGGGATGCCGCGGGGCGGTGGTGCGCCGGACCTTCCACCGAGGCCCGCTGGCGCGAGGCCTTCCCGGTCGAGCCCCAGTTCATCGCCGAGCGTCCGCCCAGCGTCGCCCTGACCCGGTCGATTGCGAAGGAGCACAAGCAGCTGCTGAAGGAACAGCTCGCGTTCGCCGGCTATCGCATCGGCGAGCTGTACCCGCGCCGCACCCGCCGCGCCACCGCCGTGAACTGGCTGCTGGCCCACCTGGCCGAGCGGGGCGAGCCGCTGCCGGAGGCGGGCCCTCTGCCGCCGCTGCTGGAGATGCCCGCCGATCCGGTGGCCGGCCACCCCGGCGATCTGCCGGTGCGCTGA